One part of the Saprospiraceae bacterium genome encodes these proteins:
- a CDS encoding T9SS type A sorting domain-containing protein, whose translation MKQLYLLLFFMTSFQLLEAQYYYLPYLKVGKNPGGINVDNEYPPGGGLPTGWATILTGPQASGVWSAVQTIPFKFYFNGALVTRCKASTSGLVTFNSKTTMKVDSNNVALPTSLIPDSTVCIWGLRAASGDYIVTKTFGKAPNRQYWISFNSFGEQNLKAGWIYASVVLEETTNKIFIVDQRTQCVLSGAVCMDKTNLTLGVQVDSTYAVMVDGSPDYKSDNLNNFTPEDNSYFEFIQGTQATEDILGLNHDFKKYYLVKEFPISVVGNFRNTGTENISKITYNYSVDNGPVYTQEITGQNAAPLSDFQITHPDLWTVNSKGSYTVKSWISLVNDKPSSTVSDDTIRSVVNVNDTSITRKLLHENFTSSTCPPCKPGNETLHGVLNNYPDLWTELNYHFYFPGTGDPYYTAECATRSTYYGGINAIPATLVDGRTNINPNGYTAQTFVENQEIPAFYQIIPSGTVNGQKIDVRVEIKNIAPVSATTKLYVAIAEKLTVKNVKTNGEVDFPHVLKKLIPDAAGTLVGIVPAESNKTINLSWTAPGSYRLPLDAQAANIINLATENSIEDFANLEVIAWLQESDRTVLQSNSADLTFIVANNDPVLKREILVSPNPASDFFFINLSAFDLTQDLKILISDANGKLIYTDKTSLKSMFINSSTWNPGFYNIKVIGKNQEANNKIIILE comes from the coding sequence ATGAAACAACTTTACCTTTTATTATTTTTTATGACAAGCTTTCAATTGTTGGAAGCTCAATACTATTATTTGCCATACTTAAAAGTTGGTAAAAATCCAGGCGGCATTAACGTAGATAATGAATATCCTCCTGGCGGCGGTCTGCCAACTGGTTGGGCAACCATCCTAACGGGTCCGCAAGCATCTGGTGTGTGGTCTGCTGTTCAGACGATTCCGTTTAAATTTTATTTTAACGGAGCATTAGTGACTCGTTGCAAAGCTTCAACGAGTGGTCTAGTTACATTTAATTCAAAAACTACCATGAAAGTAGATTCGAATAATGTTGCTTTACCTACTTCTTTAATTCCCGACAGTACCGTTTGCATTTGGGGACTCCGCGCAGCGAGTGGAGATTACATTGTTACAAAAACTTTTGGAAAAGCACCAAACAGACAATATTGGATTTCTTTTAATTCCTTTGGAGAACAAAACCTTAAAGCAGGATGGATATACGCATCTGTGGTTTTGGAAGAAACAACAAATAAGATATTTATTGTTGATCAAAGAACCCAATGTGTATTAAGTGGGGCTGTTTGTATGGATAAAACAAATCTGACACTAGGTGTACAAGTGGACTCAACCTATGCCGTAATGGTGGATGGATCTCCTGATTATAAAAGTGATAATTTAAATAATTTCACACCAGAAGATAACAGTTATTTTGAATTTATTCAAGGAACCCAGGCAACAGAAGATATTCTTGGATTAAATCATGATTTTAAAAAGTATTATTTAGTTAAAGAGTTTCCAATTTCTGTAGTTGGAAACTTTAGAAATACCGGTACTGAGAATATTTCAAAAATTACCTACAATTATAGTGTTGATAATGGACCTGTTTATACACAGGAAATTACCGGACAAAATGCAGCGCCATTATCTGATTTCCAGATTACACATCCAGATCTTTGGACTGTTAATAGTAAAGGAAGCTATACTGTTAAATCCTGGATTAGTTTAGTGAATGATAAACCTTCATCAACTGTTTCTGATGACACGATTCGCTCTGTTGTCAATGTAAATGATACTTCAATAACAAGAAAATTGCTACATGAAAATTTTACATCTTCTACTTGTCCACCTTGTAAACCTGGAAATGAAACACTACACGGTGTTTTAAATAATTATCCAGATTTATGGACGGAATTAAATTATCATTTTTATTTTCCTGGTACAGGGGATCCTTATTACACCGCAGAATGTGCAACAAGAAGTACTTATTATGGCGGGATAAATGCAATCCCTGCAACACTTGTCGATGGCAGAACAAATATTAATCCAAACGGATATACTGCACAAACGTTTGTTGAAAATCAGGAAATTCCAGCTTTCTATCAAATTATTCCAAGTGGCACTGTAAATGGTCAAAAAATAGATGTACGTGTTGAAATTAAAAACATTGCACCGGTTTCTGCTACTACAAAATTATATGTAGCAATTGCTGAAAAATTAACCGTAAAAAATGTCAAAACAAATGGTGAAGTTGATTTCCCACATGTACTTAAAAAATTAATACCTGATGCTGCTGGAACCTTAGTAGGCATTGTTCCTGCGGAATCAAATAAAACAATTAATTTAAGTTGGACTGCGCCAGGCTCCTATAGATTGCCATTAGATGCTCAAGCAGCGAATATAATTAATCTTGCTACAGAAAACAGTATAGAAGATTTTGCTAATCTTGAAGTTATTGCCTGGTTACAGGAAAGTGACAGAACTGTACTTCAGTCAAATTCAGCTGATTTGACTTTTATTGTCGCCAATAATGATCCGGTTTTAAAAAGAGAAATTCTTGTAAGTCCAAATCCGGCAAGTGATTTTTTCTTTATTAACCTGTCTGCTTTCGATCTTACACAAGATTTAAAAATACTTATCTCTGATGCAAATGGTAAATTAATTTATACTGATAAAACATCTTTAAAGTCTATGTTTATTAATTCATCAACTTGGAATCCGGGATTCTATAATATAAAAGTTATCGGTAAAAATCAAGAAGCAAATAATAAAATTATTATTCTTGAATAA
- a CDS encoding prohibitin family protein yields the protein MTLITFGIILLFISFLVRNQETGLTKFNRIARIAGAGLIIAGFLLSSVIEIDAGKIGVKKMFGKVQSDILKSGLHLINPLVNVIRMDTRTQNYTMSGVHDEGTQTGDDAIRVLTSDGLEVVIDLTVLFRLKEDEAPRIVQEIGIDYVDKIVRPISRTKIRDNAVYYQAIEMFSTKRDEFQQKIYKSIEHDFDIRGLQLEQLLVRNITLPQAVRGTIEEKIQAEQEAQKMTFVLQKEKQEAERKRVEAQGIADYQRIINATLTDKQLQYEWIKTYQGLANSANSKIIVMDKNTPVILDGKN from the coding sequence ATGACTTTAATTACATTTGGAATTATTTTACTTTTCATTAGTTTTCTGGTGAGAAATCAGGAGACAGGCTTAACAAAATTTAACCGAATTGCAAGGATTGCTGGGGCCGGACTTATAATAGCAGGCTTTTTATTATCCAGTGTAATCGAAATAGATGCAGGTAAAATTGGCGTTAAAAAGATGTTTGGAAAGGTCCAGTCCGATATTTTAAAAAGCGGATTACATCTAATAAATCCTTTGGTAAATGTTATTCGAATGGATACCAGAACCCAAAATTACACGATGAGTGGGGTACATGATGAAGGAACTCAAACAGGAGATGATGCAATCCGGGTATTAACCTCTGATGGATTAGAAGTAGTCATAGATTTGACGGTATTGTTTCGTTTAAAAGAAGATGAAGCTCCTAGAATTGTCCAGGAAATAGGTATTGACTATGTAGATAAAATTGTGAGACCCATTTCAAGGACCAAAATTCGGGATAATGCAGTTTATTATCAGGCCATTGAAATGTTTTCAACAAAACGGGATGAGTTTCAACAAAAAATTTATAAAAGTATAGAGCATGATTTTGATATCAGAGGCTTACAACTTGAACAGTTGCTTGTTCGGAATATTACATTGCCACAAGCTGTAAGAGGTACTATAGAAGAAAAGATTCAAGCAGAACAAGAAGCCCAAAAAATGACATTTGTTTTACAAAAAGAAAAACAAGAAGCAGAAAGAAAACGCGTGGAGGCTCAAGGAATTGCTGATTATCAAAGAATCATTAATGCTACTTTGACAGATAAACAGTTACAATATGAGTGGATTAAAACATATCAGGGTTTAGCGAATTCTGCCAATTCAAAAATCATTGTTATGGATAAAAACACGCCGGTGATTTTAGATGGAAAAAATTAG
- a CDS encoding RNA polymerase sigma factor — MSTLEFYNLLDRQTQTLQNFAYSLTKDSEDAKDLCQETAFRALSNKDKFQPGTNFKAWLITIMKNIFINNYRRKVKGGVINDHSDNQYYLNSLNNSVLNRADSDIMMKELNEMVDSLDDSLKIPFVRYYHGYKYQEIADELKLPLGTVKSRIFFARKALKNMISSHYAIYEEIVALEN; from the coding sequence ATGTCTACATTAGAGTTTTATAATTTGTTAGATAGGCAGACACAGACCCTTCAAAATTTTGCCTATAGCTTAACCAAGGATTCCGAGGATGCAAAAGATCTTTGTCAGGAAACCGCATTTAGAGCATTATCAAATAAAGATAAATTTCAACCGGGTACGAACTTTAAAGCATGGTTGATTACAATCATGAAAAATATTTTTATTAATAATTATCGTCGGAAAGTTAAAGGTGGAGTTATTAATGATCATAGTGATAATCAATATTACCTGAATTCTTTGAATAATTCTGTTTTAAATAGAGCGGATTCAGATATCATGATGAAAGAACTAAATGAAATGGTAGACAGTCTAGATGATAGTTTGAAAATACCATTTGTAAGATATTATCATGGATACAAATATCAGGAAATTGCAGATGAATTAAAATTACCATTGGGTACTGTTAAAAGCAGAATCTTTTTCGCTCGGAAAGCTTTAAAGAATATGATTAGTTCTCATTATGCAATTTATGAAGAAATTGTAGCCTTGGAAAACTAA
- a CDS encoding glycosyltransferase family 4 protein, which yields MKIGINARFLLKSNLEGIGWYSYQILQTLVKNHPEHEYIFFFDRPYDPDFVFNKSVTPIVLFPPARHPILWYLWFEFAIPKALKKHKVDLFLSLDGFASLSTKVPQYVVVHDLAYIHFPNHIPFFVRKYYQKFVPRQIEIAKHLFAVSKATKEDIVAQFKIPENKISIAYNGVRSEFKPINMEDSINIKHKYSNGKNYFLYVGAIHPRKNIVNLVKAFNLFKKSSGSDFILMIVGRKAWQFENVEIEINQSLYKEDILLYPYMETKTLADITASCFAAINPSFLEGFGVPILEALYCDVPVLVSNQFSLPEIAGPGAYTFDPTCIDQISDSMNFVINDPNRNQKINLSKIHRTLFSWEKTTEAIYNQFISF from the coding sequence TTGAAAATCGGAATCAATGCACGCTTCTTATTAAAATCGAATCTGGAAGGAATCGGTTGGTATTCTTATCAGATTTTACAAACTTTAGTAAAAAATCATCCTGAACACGAATATATATTTTTCTTCGACCGTCCCTACGATCCGGATTTTGTATTTAATAAATCCGTAACACCCATTGTTTTGTTTCCTCCGGCAAGACATCCAATTTTATGGTACCTGTGGTTTGAATTTGCAATTCCAAAGGCATTAAAAAAACATAAGGTAGATCTATTCTTAAGTTTGGATGGGTTTGCATCTTTATCTACAAAAGTGCCTCAATATGTCGTGGTACATGATCTTGCTTATATCCATTTTCCAAATCATATACCCTTTTTTGTAAGAAAATATTATCAAAAATTTGTGCCCAGGCAAATTGAAATTGCAAAGCATCTATTTGCTGTTTCAAAAGCAACTAAAGAGGATATTGTTGCTCAATTTAAAATTCCTGAAAATAAAATTAGTATTGCATATAATGGTGTTAGATCTGAATTTAAACCAATAAATATGGAAGACAGCATCAATATAAAACATAAATATTCGAATGGTAAAAATTACTTCTTGTATGTTGGCGCAATCCACCCGAGGAAGAATATTGTCAACTTAGTAAAAGCATTTAATCTTTTCAAAAAAAGTTCAGGATCTGATTTTATTTTAATGATTGTGGGTAGAAAAGCCTGGCAATTCGAAAATGTTGAAATTGAAATAAATCAAAGTCTTTATAAAGAGGATATTTTATTGTATCCTTATATGGAAACTAAAACACTTGCAGATATTACCGCTTCTTGTTTTGCTGCAATAAATCCATCCTTTTTAGAAGGATTTGGTGTTCCAATTCTGGAAGCTCTGTATTGTGATGTACCGGTCTTGGTTTCAAACCAATTTTCGTTACCAGAAATAGCAGGACCCGGAGCATATACCTTTGATCCAACATGTATTGATCAAATTTCTGATTCGATGAACTTTGTGATCAATGATCCTAATAGAAATCAAAAAATCAATTTATCTAAAATCCATAGAACGCTTTTCTCCTGGGAAAAAACTACAGAAGCTATCTATAATCAATTTATTTCTTTTTGA
- a CDS encoding T9SS type A sorting domain-containing protein, with protein MKTLLPILISLFSFVLLDAQYYYLPFSKIGKNPGSLNQDNEYPQNAGLPSGWTTILTGPQASGNWSATFAIPFKFYLNGALVKNYKASTSGLVTFNTKLSARIDSNNFVIPTSRIPDSTICIWGLRAVKGSFIVIKTFGTTPNRQLWISFNAFNEHNLKAGAIYASVVLEETSNKIYIVDQRTQCLSNGLECSDKTNLTLGIQIDSTYAIMVNGSPDYQSDNLNNASPDDNSYFEFVPGTQAALDVSGIRHDFKKYYLRSDFPQNIKGTFRNTGSSTIHKITYNYSVNNGPVFSKEITGINVTSSNDIQFTHPEPLVINSKGSYLVKSWISQINDNVSGTPGDDTIRSQIFVNDTTVARKLLHETFNSSTSAACKLGNETLHSVLNNHPGLWTEISYPFNQMSGGDPYYTVESGTRATYYNGIQTIPSTLIDGRINLNPTAYNSPIFIENQSIPAFYTIQPSGTIKGQKIDLSIVIQTLEPVNAATKLFIAIAEKTTKNNIKSNGETIFYHVLKKFIPDATGTLVGEIPAASNKTFNFSWTVPGAYRLPIDGRTANIINLATEHSIEDFSNLEIIAWLQDSNRTILQSNFADLTYLVSNDNPVANKKITVYPNPATDYLFIDLSSFNLQQNLKILISDIKGNLVYADKTNLNALFVNSSTWAPGVYYIHIVGNNQEGHHKFMLVK; from the coding sequence ATGAAAACACTTTTACCAATTTTAATTTCACTATTTAGTTTTGTTTTATTAGATGCCCAGTATTATTATTTACCTTTTTCAAAAATTGGTAAAAATCCTGGTAGTTTAAATCAAGACAACGAATATCCACAAAATGCCGGATTACCTTCAGGATGGACAACCATCTTAACCGGACCACAAGCATCCGGAAACTGGTCAGCTACCTTTGCAATTCCATTTAAGTTTTATTTAAATGGAGCCTTAGTTAAAAATTATAAAGCTTCTACAAGCGGACTGGTAACCTTTAATACCAAACTTTCCGCTAGAATTGATTCTAATAATTTTGTGATACCAACATCCCGGATTCCAGATAGCACAATTTGTATTTGGGGTTTGCGGGCGGTAAAAGGTAGTTTTATCGTAATTAAAACTTTTGGAACAACACCAAATCGACAACTCTGGATTTCTTTTAATGCATTTAATGAACATAATTTAAAAGCCGGAGCAATTTATGCATCGGTTGTATTAGAAGAAACGTCAAATAAAATTTATATCGTAGATCAAAGAACACAATGTCTTTCTAATGGACTTGAATGTTCGGATAAAACAAATCTTACATTAGGTATACAAATTGATTCTACCTATGCAATTATGGTAAATGGATCACCTGATTATCAAAGTGACAATTTAAATAATGCGTCTCCTGATGATAATAGCTACTTTGAGTTTGTGCCCGGAACACAAGCAGCATTAGATGTTTCTGGGATACGACATGATTTTAAAAAATATTATTTACGTAGCGATTTTCCTCAAAATATAAAAGGAACTTTTAGAAATACTGGTAGCTCAACCATTCATAAAATTACGTATAATTATTCTGTAAATAATGGACCCGTTTTTTCAAAAGAAATTACAGGAATTAATGTTACTTCTTCCAATGATATTCAATTTACACATCCGGAACCTTTGGTAATTAATTCGAAAGGATCTTATTTAGTTAAATCCTGGATAAGTCAGATTAACGATAATGTTTCTGGCACACCTGGAGATGACACCATCCGATCTCAAATCTTTGTAAACGACACCACCGTTGCACGTAAGCTTTTACATGAAACCTTTAATTCGTCCACTTCAGCAGCTTGTAAATTAGGAAACGAAACACTTCATTCCGTTTTAAATAATCACCCTGGTTTATGGACAGAAATAAGTTATCCTTTTAATCAAATGAGCGGTGGAGACCCATATTATACTGTAGAATCTGGTACCAGAGCTACCTATTATAATGGAATACAAACAATTCCAAGTACCTTAATAGATGGTCGAATAAACCTTAATCCAACAGCTTATAATTCACCCATTTTTATTGAAAATCAATCTATTCCTGCTTTTTATACAATACAACCATCAGGTACCATAAAAGGCCAGAAAATAGACCTTTCCATTGTAATCCAAACACTTGAACCCGTGAATGCAGCTACTAAATTATTTATAGCAATTGCAGAAAAAACCACGAAGAATAATATAAAATCAAATGGGGAGACAATCTTTTATCATGTCCTGAAAAAATTTATTCCAGATGCAACCGGAACGCTCGTTGGAGAAATTCCTGCTGCATCCAATAAAACTTTTAATTTTAGTTGGACGGTTCCTGGAGCCTATAGATTACCCATTGATGGTAGAACTGCAAATATTATTAACCTTGCAACAGAACACAGTATTGAAGACTTTTCAAATCTTGAAATAATTGCTTGGCTACAAGATAGTAATCGCACCATTTTACAATCTAATTTTGCAGATCTTACATATCTTGTTTCTAATGATAATCCAGTTGCAAATAAAAAGATTACGGTGTATCCAAATCCTGCAACAGATTATTTATTTATTGATTTATCTTCTTTTAATTTACAACAAAATTTAAAGATCCTGATTTCTGACATAAAAGGTAACTTGGTCTATGCAGATAAAACAAATTTAAATGCATTGTTTGTCAATAGCTCAACATGGGCGCCTGGAGTTTATTATATACATATTGTTGGAAACAATCAGGAAGGACATCATAAATTTATGCTTGTTAAATAG
- the rodA gene encoding rod shape-determining protein RodA, giving the protein MIRQQHANNFDWITTGIYFSLLIIGWLSIYSVTYSQNINRDIFDLSVPITKQSVYIFIALLVFGLSQWVDDKFWHTFAYIIYGLGLLLLLLVLIFGTEIKGAKAWFNIGGFSFQPSEIAKFGTALALSSYLTYFKTDLKFFNYQLISFAIIFAPVLLILLQPDAGSAITFFSFFLLLFLEGLNEFYYLVFILLFTIFIFSFLFPISYVLLGLILLAILISWIYFKHFRFQWLIFALVFIGLIVANFYFPIYQVILAAISLLIISLIYVWKSKAERVSLLLLFGIAILSLFSYTTINFFNTLEPHQQERIKVWLKPAECDPRGSLYNILQSKVAIGAGGFMGRGYLNGNMTKLKFVPEQSTDFIFSSIGEEQGFIGSLTVIVLFFVLIFRIVLMSEHSEKKFFSNFAICVAGLFFIHVLINIGMTMGLVPIIGIPLPFISKGGSALIGFSLMLGVLLRMKRKG; this is encoded by the coding sequence ATGATTCGGCAACAACATGCAAACAATTTTGACTGGATCACTACAGGTATTTACTTTAGTTTATTAATTATTGGTTGGCTTTCAATTTATTCTGTTACGTACTCACAAAATATAAATCGGGATATCTTTGATTTATCAGTACCCATTACGAAACAGTCTGTTTATATTTTTATAGCATTGTTGGTATTTGGTTTATCACAATGGGTTGATGATAAATTTTGGCATACGTTTGCATATATTATTTATGGACTCGGTTTATTATTATTATTGTTGGTTTTGATATTTGGTACAGAAATTAAAGGAGCCAAAGCATGGTTTAATATAGGTGGATTTTCATTCCAACCCTCAGAAATAGCGAAATTTGGAACCGCACTTGCATTATCTTCTTACTTAACTTATTTTAAAACAGATTTAAAGTTTTTTAATTATCAACTGATTTCATTTGCTATCATTTTTGCTCCTGTATTATTAATTTTATTACAACCAGATGCAGGCTCAGCAATTACTTTTTTTTCTTTTTTTCTTTTATTATTTTTAGAAGGACTTAATGAATTTTATTATTTAGTGTTTATCCTGTTATTTACAATATTTATTTTTTCTTTCCTGTTTCCAATATCTTATGTTTTACTCGGCTTGATTTTATTAGCCATTTTAATCAGTTGGATCTATTTTAAGCATTTTAGATTTCAATGGTTAATTTTTGCATTGGTATTTATTGGTTTAATCGTTGCAAATTTTTATTTTCCAATTTATCAAGTTATCCTTGCTGCGATTTCATTATTAATTATTTCATTAATTTATGTTTGGAAATCAAAAGCAGAGCGAGTCAGCTTACTCTTACTTTTTGGAATCGCTATCTTAAGTTTGTTTAGTTATACAACAATTAATTTCTTTAATACACTAGAACCCCATCAGCAAGAGCGTATAAAAGTTTGGTTAAAGCCGGCTGAATGCGATCCTCGCGGATCCTTATATAATATTTTACAATCTAAAGTAGCAATTGGAGCAGGTGGTTTTATGGGAAGAGGTTATTTGAATGGAAACATGACTAAATTAAAATTTGTACCTGAACAATCGACCGATTTTATTTTTAGTTCGATTGGCGAAGAACAAGGATTTATAGGTTCTTTAACAGTGATCGTTTTATTTTTTGTTTTGATTTTCAGAATTGTTTTGATGAGTGAACATTCTGAGAAAAAGTTTTTTTCAAATTTTGCAATTTGCGTGGCCGGTTTATTTTTCATTCATGTATTAATTAATATTGGAATGACGATGGGACTGGTTCCAATTATAGGAATTCCACTTCCTTTTATTAGTAAAGGGGGATCGGCACTGATTGGTTTTTCCCTTATGTTGGGTGTATTATTAAGAATGAAAAGGAAAGGATAG
- a CDS encoding LptF/LptG family permease produces the protein MKDYLRIKILDRYIIGKYVRTFFFIMFLFSLISVVFDLSERIDKFISKGLSFWEVFSMYYINFLPWINSLLFPLYALITVIFFTSRMAGQTEIIPIFSSGVSFKRILKPFLMAGLLFTALHLVGNHIFVPKSNKILRDFDNKYIRPGNIKARDRNVHLFVAPNVGAYLRYYQSSDSSGIDFQMEKFEGEKIVQILRARTVKWKQEPNIWTLKDIEIRSFSDSTESILIQNGEQLDTAINMNPKDFVFISNQKDMMTTTELSYFIDREREKGSGLSKLYEVERQRRTADPFTTLILTFIGACIASRKVRGGMGLHLAAGVILGVIYIFLSKMSLTFANNDLMPPVFAIWLPNLVFLVIGGYFLEKAQQ, from the coding sequence GTGAAAGATTATTTGCGGATTAAAATATTAGATAGATATATCATTGGAAAATATGTGAGAACATTTTTTTTTATCATGTTTTTATTTTCATTAATATCTGTAGTATTTGATCTGAGCGAGCGAATTGATAAATTTATTTCAAAGGGATTAAGTTTCTGGGAAGTTTTTTCAATGTATTACATAAATTTTCTTCCATGGATTAACTCCCTATTATTTCCTTTATATGCGTTAATAACCGTTATATTTTTTACTTCCAGAATGGCTGGACAAACCGAAATCATTCCAATATTTAGTTCCGGCGTATCGTTTAAAAGAATATTAAAGCCGTTTTTAATGGCAGGTTTGTTGTTTACGGCCTTGCATCTTGTTGGAAATCATATTTTTGTTCCAAAGTCGAATAAAATTCTCAGAGATTTTGATAATAAATATATTAGACCTGGAAATATTAAAGCGCGCGATAGAAATGTTCATTTATTTGTTGCACCCAATGTGGGAGCGTATTTAAGATATTATCAAAGCAGTGATAGCAGTGGGATTGATTTTCAGATGGAAAAATTTGAAGGAGAAAAAATCGTCCAAATTTTGAGAGCCAGAACTGTAAAATGGAAGCAAGAGCCAAACATTTGGACTTTAAAGGATATAGAGATTCGAAGTTTTTCTGATAGTACAGAAAGCATCCTGATTCAGAATGGAGAGCAGCTTGACACCGCTATAAATATGAATCCAAAAGATTTTGTATTTATTTCTAATCAGAAAGATATGATGACAACTACCGAATTGTCCTATTTTATTGATCGGGAGAGAGAAAAAGGTTCTGGCTTGAGTAAGTTATATGAAGTAGAACGACAAAGGCGGACTGCAGATCCTTTTACAACACTTATCCTAACATTTATTGGTGCTTGTATTGCGAGTCGAAAAGTACGAGGGGGAATGGGTTTACATTTAGCTGCTGGGGTTATTTTAGGCGTAATCTACATCTTTCTATCAAAAATGTCTTTAACCTTTGCAAATAATGATTTAATGCCTCCAGTATTTGCCATTTGGTTACCAAATTTGGTTTTTCTAGTGATAGGTGGCTACTTTTTAGAAAAAGCACAACAATAA
- the tgt gene encoding tRNA guanosine(34) transglycosylase Tgt — translation MSVSFKLLHTDNQSKARAGVLSTDHGAIETPIFMPVGTSATVKAVHQQELSSAIKAQIILGNTYHLYLRPGMDVIEHAGGLHSFMNWHKPILTDSGGYQVFSLSSTRKIKKEGVLFNSHLDGSKHLFTPEKVVDIQRILGSDIMMALDECPPYPSDRVYTKKSLVITHDWLEKGIQHFEKTNSNYGHQQCFVPICQGSIYEDLRLESIDFITRYSNPIYAIGGLSVGEPESELNELVRISCGALPTESARYLMGVGTPQNILNCIERGIDLFDCVLPTRNARHGVLYTTQGIINIKNLKWKEDFSPIDEALDLGSSQQHSKSYLRHLFLAKEILASQLASLQNLRFFMWLVEEARKQILQNTFFNWKENILPVISKKI, via the coding sequence ATGAGTGTTTCGTTTAAATTATTACATACCGATAATCAATCTAAGGCCCGAGCCGGAGTTTTATCAACGGATCATGGGGCCATTGAAACACCGATCTTTATGCCTGTTGGAACCTCTGCAACGGTTAAAGCCGTGCATCAACAAGAATTATCAAGCGCTATCAAGGCACAGATAATTCTCGGTAACACATATCACCTTTATTTAAGACCTGGTATGGATGTAATAGAACATGCTGGTGGTTTGCATTCTTTTATGAATTGGCATAAACCAATATTAACAGATAGTGGAGGATATCAGGTGTTTTCCTTAAGTTCTACCAGAAAAATAAAAAAGGAAGGAGTCCTGTTTAATTCACATCTAGATGGTTCTAAACATCTTTTTACCCCAGAAAAAGTAGTCGACATTCAACGAATCCTGGGCTCTGATATCATGATGGCATTGGATGAATGTCCACCCTATCCATCAGATCGAGTGTACACTAAAAAGTCTTTAGTCATTACGCATGATTGGTTGGAAAAAGGAATACAACATTTTGAGAAAACGAATTCAAACTATGGACATCAACAGTGTTTCGTACCTATTTGTCAAGGATCAATTTATGAAGATCTCAGATTGGAGTCCATTGATTTTATAACCCGGTATTCAAATCCGATCTATGCAATTGGTGGTTTGTCTGTAGGAGAACCGGAATCAGAATTAAATGAATTAGTAAGAATTTCTTGCGGCGCACTTCCCACCGAAAGTGCACGATATTTAATGGGAGTAGGAACGCCACAGAATATACTTAATTGCATTGAGCGAGGAATTGATTTATTTGATTGTGTCCTTCCAACAAGGAATGCCAGACACGGAGTATTATATACCACTCAAGGTATTATTAATATAAAGAATTTGAAATGGAAAGAAGATTTTTCCCCAATTGATGAAGCCTTAGATCTTGGATCAAGCCAACAACATAGTAAGTCGTATCTTCGACATTTGTTTCTGGCTAAAGAAATTTTAGCATCTCAATTGGCTAGTTTACAAAATTTAAGATTTTTTATGTGGCTTGTTGAAGAAGCTAGAAAACAAATATTACAGAATACATTTTTTAATTGGAAAGAAAACATACTACCTGTTATTAGTAAAAAAATATAG